The DNA region CCGCTGCCCATCTCAGCGTCCCTCCCATCTCAGCCGACAGCGCCATTCCTGAGCCGGTGTCTCGGTGGCTGTTGTCCCGCTGTGCAGTGTTGTCTTTCTGCCAGCCCCAGCGTCCCCTTGCCTGGCCGCTGCTGGGGCCTCTGGCGCCACGTGGGGACGCTGGAGCTGGTGCTTTGTGGGGCAATGTCTGGGGAGCTCGTGTGCCTGGGTGGGCAGCTGCTCTCTCCACTAACAGGTCAGAGCGGCTTCCCCACCCAACACGCCTGGCTGAGCTGCTCCCTGGCGGCCGCCACACGGCAAagccctgctgcagggccaggagggagctgctgctgctctctggggATCCACACGGCCTGTCCTCACCTTCTCCCTAGACTTCATGTGCCCAAGAGTTCCCAGGTCACGGCCACCCGCTGCATTTCCCCTGCGTGGCCCCGGGGCAGGAGGTGCCTGCCCCCcatgggctgcagggcaggggagagagggGGCCTCCCCGCGGCTTTGGGAGCCACTTCTGCAAGTCAGAGAGGGCTTTGCTGGTGAGGGAGGGGatgctgcctgtgctgctgctccgGAGAGGACTTGGGCCTTGCAAAAAGAGCCGAGTTGCTCTTGCCAGCAAGATGCAGAGAAAGTGCGGGAGGCCTGGAGAGCCCGCAGGAATGAGCTCATGGCGATGCCCCTTTGCACTTTCTGGGAGAACCAGGGCAATGCAAAGGTGAAATTTGATTGCTTGTTAGACCCTGCCCCTTTCATCAGACCCCTTTCAGCGGGCCTCTGCCTGCATGTCGGAGGATCATGTAGTGCCAGAGGAGCACCGAGAAGCACCAGACAGGCCACCTGGAGAGAGAACGATGCTGAGCCCCATGGCTCCCCCTGTAACTTAGTGTTGAAAATAGAGAGTCATCAGACAGAGTTTCAGCTTTGCTGCCTGCAGTGTCCATGGGAAAaccatgagtgtgtgtgtgtgtgtttgcatgtgcctgtgtgtggGGATGGTTAAAGCACACAGGTGCACACAGAGGCCTTCATTGGGTTGTAAGgtccatttatttcttttttgctctgGCTTATCAGTCAGGCCCCAGCGTGACGTCCAGCTGGCTGGAGATAGTGACCAGTGGGTCACTCGTGAGGCCCACGGCTGCACCGCCAGCAAGTTGGGGCCTGTCGGCTTTTCCAGTCTGGCAGCAAAGGTGCAGCAGAGTGTTGCTCGGGTCTTGGTGATCTTCCCCGTTGCCAGCTGGGGCAAAGTCCTGAGGCGCAGAGGCTGCAGGAGCCAAAAGTGGAGGCCCCTCACTAACCAGGCTCTTCTCCATCCTGGTGTGTGCTGGGGACACTTGGAACAGCTCCAGCTCCCATTTGCTCCCTTCTTCTGAGCTGCCATGGACGAAAGCCCTCCCTTTTCCAAGAGGTTTCCTGTGCTGGCGGTGTCCGGGCCCTCTTCCTCAGGGCTTTCTGTTCCCCTTTGCAGCGTCCGGCCTGCCTTGtcactctttcttcttcctttggccGGGTCAGGCTGCCTAGTGGTGCCCCCACCCTTTTTCTTGTTGGCGGCTGGGGCCTTCCCCCCGGGGGTGTGAGGTGGCTCTCTTGTGCCTCAGGCTTTTCCTTGCACTAGAAACCAGCCGCGAGCCCTCCTCTTTTGCCGGTGTTTCCAACATGTTGAGGACAACCTTGGAAAAGTGTCCAAAGAGGATTTTGTCAATGTCCGGAGTGGCGTTCTGAAAGTGTGGCTTCACGATTTCCAAAGCCCTTTTGCAAAGTGGGCTGGCCCTTCTGGACAGGCTGGCAGTAGACATTCAGGGCTGCTCTTGccacccctctttcctccccgACAGCCCCTGCTTGttgcccaggcagggagctcttccACCCACATGTGGGGCCAACACacgcagggaaggaaaggagcaagcagaggccagaagGGCCTCGTCCCACGTCCTCCACCCTTTGCCCGGGAGCAAGAGAGGCCAGCGTCAACTGCACAGCCAGGCTGCTGGTCTCGGGGTTGGGCAGGGCCGTGAGCTGAAGGGTGCAGGGGACAGAGCCCAGCTCGTGCCGGGGCCCCCAGGTGGTGGGCAAGGCCCAGGACGGGGACGGCCACCGCCTCTTTCTCCTCTattctgccagtgagggggatggatgggaggaggaggaggagacagactttccaagttaacaacggtttcgccgctggtgttggcaacagttTCTATAATCATGGGACCCTGCTTGAAGagtgacaactgctggggagagatgggatccacctcactaagcggcgCACGCGTGTTTTTGCCAAGAGGTTGGTCAACCTGTTCAGGAGGGCTTTaaagtaggaaagatgggggaagaggagagttatagtgacagggtagttggcaaaacacggctcaagtcaggatgcctccagcaggtgcatgcagccagggaagtgtgcatgggatgtggctatggaggatcctcttgcatccctcctgggaaacctgcatgctcgatcacctctctgaaatgcctgtacaccagtgcacgcagcatggggaataaacaggaagaactagagatctgtgtgcggttgcagggccatgatctcattgcggctacagagacctggtgggatagctcacatgactggagtgctgtcatggatggctacgtgctttttaggaaagacaggccaggaaggtgaggtggaggAATTGCTCtctgtgtgagagagcaactggaatgtatggagctgtgcctaggggtggatgaagagcgagtggagagcttgtgggtaaggattcaagggcaggctagcatgggtgaccgtgttgtgggtgtttactacaggccagctgatcgggaagaggaagtctcTGAGaccttctccagacaactggaagtagcctcacgatcccaggccctgcttctcacgggggacttgaagcaccctgatatctgctggagagacagcacagctaggctcaaagagtcccggaggttcctgcagagcattggtgacaacttcttgacacaggtgttggaggagccaaggaggagaggtgtgctgctggacctcgtagtaacaaacaaagaaggagtggttggagatgtgaaggtcgggggcagccttggctgcagtgaccatgagatggtggagttcaggatgctgcgaggaggaggcagggcactaagtaggatggcaaccctggagttcaggagagcaaactttggcgtcttcaggTTCCTCCTTGGAGGACTCCCATGGATTcaagccctagaaggaagggggtgcaagagagctggttaatattcaaacatcacttcctccaggctcaagagcggtgcatcccttgGAGTAGCAagacaagcaaagggggcaggagagctgcatggatgagcaaggagctcctggtaaaactcaaccagaaggaggatgtatacagaatgtggaaagggggacaggccacttgggaggaatagaggaacattgtcagagtttgcagggatgcgacgaggaaggctaaggtccatttggagttaaatctggtgagagaggtcaaggacaacaagggcttcttcaaatatctCGGTAGGAAAAGGTAGccgagggaaaatgtgggctggttgctgaatggggtgggtgccctggtgacgaaggatgcagagaaggcagagttactgaatgctgcctttgcctcagtctttactgctgaggccagccctcaggatcccagaccctggaggcaagagagaaagtctggagaaaggaagactttcccttggttgaggaggatggggttagagatcatttaggcaaacctgacaaatccatgggccccgatgggatgcacccaggagtgctgagggagctggtgcatgttattgctaggccactctgcctcatcttggcaaggtcatggagaagaggagcggtgcctgaagactggaggaaagccagtgtcaccccatgtCGCGGGACGActgactgtcttgcagtcccagaCCGGGTGGGTTCGTGTggcacgagggaggggaggagggggagaggagatttactgcatgactccacaacttgtttcaaagagcaaaatttactacagaagctgcaatagtacaaagcaagaattcttgttaacagGAACTTAGCTCAActacaatacttatttctaattacactaaaagttgtgTTAACAGTAAccacttagtaaacagaaaaggatagctaatttatactaactgtaaatacccaaatgaatgaactaggcaaaccaattccgATTGGtcttacccacgcgttgcctcagcggccaacgtacactcaatcccagggaagtaactgcaggagggcgtccccgtcccgaggggttccgcaagttggcagacccgctgtcacccacaaacagccaaagacggcctccggggccaacctgtTTATACCGctgaggggaaggtggaggtggagttgctAGGCCAGTTACAAttctcttcacgcaggcgcagtccctggctcttggctgctgcagggttcaactctcctccatcgttgttatgaccatcgcacccacagtcatgggttggggggggggtggtggccgaacacccccaatggtaggctagctgcctcgcgcactcttcagcactgaagggaggagtttgagtgactgcggacgactgctttactcttgcagtggggggtcccaaggagggatcccatagctgggctaagaaggaggTAATTCCAGTCCGCAATGGGGTCCCAGccatgaaagcaggtgttatctctcagggtcctgatgaggaggagacagtcctgaccacagcaattaacactgccccagcagtgagaggaggcttttgtttctcaaggtccaggtAGAGATAGTCCAGGCcacaattaacactgccccagcagtgagaggacgcttttgtttctcaaggtccaggggcccaagcaggccttaccTCAAAGtgttgacatcctcccttttggagtgtaaaacacaggaatccaggctacttgtaactggcaccaaatgtgtatggggggggggagctgggatcATCCCCCCACGccacagtcttccaaaagggcaagaaggaggacctgggaaactagaggccagtcagcctcacctccatccctggaaaggtgattcagcagctcatcgtggaggccatctctaagtaTGTGGAGGacaaggtggtgatcaggagtagtcagcatagaATCACCAAAggaaaatcatgctgaaccaagctgatagccttctgggttggaatggctggctgggtagatgaggggagagcagtggatgttgtctaccttgactgcagcaaggcttttcgaacacaggaatttccatctgaacatgaggaaaaacttcttcactgtgagggtgacagagcacttgaccaggttgtccagagaggctgtggagtctccttctctggagatattcaaaacccgcctggacatgttcctgtgcaacgtgctctaggtaaccctgcttgagcaggggggttgaactagatgatgtccagaggtcccttccaacctcaaccattctgtgattctgtgaaagtggtGGTAAGGTGTGCAGAACCTTCTGTCCAGCTCCAGAGAAGTCTCTTTCTGTGCTCACTGCTTTGGCTGTGGCAACCCTTGCCATGTCCACGTCTTGGTGGCCAAACCCCACTGTTGGCACCCGTCCTCCATGCTCATCCCCATCAGCCATGGGGAGATCCCAGAGCGGTGACTGGTTCTGCCATGTGGAAAATGGGGCTGAGAAGTAGCTGGgctctcccccaggcagggagctcaTGCTTCACAAATGAGCAACCTCCAGAAAAGGGCTGCGGAAGTTTTAAGGAGGGAATGCCTGTTTATGCGACTTCTGGGTAGCTGTTGCCCTTTGTCTGCACCTGGCAAATGAGAAGGGCTTTCAGATTTACTGTGAGTCATGTACGTGGAATTTTATGTAAAACTTTTCAATTTTGGTATGCTATGAAAATATTTGCTGTAGTTAATTCTCACTCCCAGACACCCACATacacaccttctgcctctgcaaggctggagaggagcaatgtatGAAGGCAGAAGCAAAGCAGGAGGCAAATCACACCTTTGTTCTGTGCCCCAGGTTCCCCTCTGCAGAAACAAATGAGAGACAGCAAGgctaaaggtgctgcagagctccagcatgaaCTGTGAGGTCCTCGCGGGAGTTTCACTGCATACTGATGTGAATGTgtcctgtcaggcagggttgctgagcatcggactagctccgtgtggggggcacctgcttggcgtgccctttcaaacaagctttattcctttcttccagaaactggactgaaaggtgtccgtcagaaaactgctgagcctccaggtgcaagggcaagaggcagctgggggaacagaagagtctttcctccactcaatgtgtgcatgcatcgATGAGAGCTGCACAagctacagtgaagctctcgatggtgctgaggccacaggtgagaagatctgcttccccatcaggaaagtctttcagtacttgagactctcacagctgaactctgccgagtatatgtgataagaacACGATGCTAGTTAGGACtgactagtggtaatgcatccttggaggtgcacactgttaactgaggcgtgttgacaggcactacacccatgctgcacaatagcaggtggcgtgcgacttgtaagaagttcctagggtttgcacatctgctttgattcggactcctgcaggatgggctgtgtcaggcgtctgtgtgacggctgggcaaggcccaggtattcactccaaggcagacagctagAGCTGATGTTgggaaagcaatcataagtgttgtgtcttttcttccacgctttgtgtggctcactacattctgcaagctgctgcttgatgctgcctttcatctgcatgggaaggagttaccattccaaaatGATCGTTTATACTTTCtactagctttctcctcttcacactccctcctgctcacctgggcagatggatttgcttcctgcgcctctactgctcattttcagacttacatttcatcacctgcatctggacgcctcagagcagaccagagagctgcagctccctgttggccctaagcatccttctgggacttgcagcaagagagcataaatacgctgaggtctgagacagcagcactgcaaatgctccaccaagatcactgcctgcagctcctcctcgccgcttaaggccagacctggtgagtcaccgtgtgcagtcctcagtgctggggctgctttttgttgctgcagCACGGTGATCTCTGAgccgtcttctgcaaaaggcgagggctgcgaagccgcaaggcaatggggcactgctgctctgtgtagcagagtaagggacgagcgtttgggtgtgatgggggaggcagatgtggcagcagggtggagagctcacggagcatggtcatcacagccagggctgtgctgcagaagcccgttgtgcagctcccagctcggcagcccagccttgccctcgtgagcggcaggagctgccgtgttTCACCAGCCTGGCTCGAAcgggggaacgacctctgctcTGTGGGCAtggggtggcctgcacccagaagcagcctctgcctggGGCTGAAGgtaaatcgcccctttcaatttgtgtttgctgccttgaccttcttttgctgcactggtgagcatccaccttgctagctgggctttctctgaatttcctcccacttttcctcttgcctaatccaagcacatgttgctgcgtctcttcccttcccagagcactgggcttcacatggagcccagcagtgtctgctgttacctcggccttaggtttttgtttttctccccacaaaccagtgactagctcagcagctttcagcttcctcatgcctcctcaaaatgcagaccgaggggcagaaaagttgccatgcgatctcaagtgcagggtgcagctctgcacactctctcctcatgttttgtagCGTGATGCAGTTTCTggtatgaatgctaaaacttgcattgacttcagcagagacaggatttccccagctggcaatgctgctgagctctgctggcatttatgctttctcttgtgctgtcctttatttttcaggtgtttctaagtagaagaccaaagacccctatggcagacgtcaatgacacagccttccggccaggaacattcctccttgttggcatcccaggcctggagaagtttcacctctggatttctctccccttcttctccatgtatatttttgcccttctaggcaacttagtcttgctatttaccatagtgagagaacaaagcctccacaagcctatgtaccttttcctttctgcattaacactagcagacttgctcttatctaccacgacagtgcccaggatgttagctattttctggttcagagtgggggacatttcttttggtgcatgcattgctcaggcatttctcattcattttatttttgttgcagagtcagcaattctggtggccatggcctttgatcggtatgttgccatctgcaaccccctgagatatgtgactttattgacccactcagtcatatggagactagagctggcagctgttgtcagaagctTCTGCATCGTACTCCCAGGTATTCATCTGGTTCTAAGGCTGTCCTACTGCAGAAACCGCGttatccctcattcgtactgcgagcacatgggtatagccagactggcctgcacaagcataaaagtcaatgCTGTGTATGGTTTAACAGCTGTCCTGCTGTCGGCGGGGATAGATGTAGtgttcattgctgtgtcttatggactgattctcagggctgtcttccagctgccctccgcAGGTGCCCGTCGCAAGGCTATGAGCACCTGCacctcccacctctgcatcatcttCCTGTTCTACACGCCAgcgttcttctcctttttcacgcaccgctttggtggccacagcatcccgcgccacgtccacatcctgctggcctgtctctacgtagtggttccccccatgctaaatcccatcatttacggagtgaacaacaagcagattcgtgagacagtaatgtccatgttgtcttggatgggaagccagagaaactgagttgtttattggGGCTGGTTTTTCCGagccttgctcagagcttgtgCATTTGTTCGAGGCAGAGAGATGCTGCTCCTGCAAAAGGGTTTGGAGGCAAAGCTCGGGTGCATCATTTCCGAGGGACTCCAGGTCTCCATCCAGGCCTGTGACGCGCTTGTACCCACGCCCTGTGGGGACAAGGGAAAGCATCAGCCATGCCAATCCTCTCATTGCTGTCAAGGGATCTACATGGTGGGGATGAGACATGCAGAGGGGGGGGCATAGAAGGAAAACCTCGGTGAGTGCTGATTGCTGAGAAATGTGAGCTACAGCCCTCCTGATGCACAGGCGAGGAGGTAAGTGTCTCTCCCGTCCTGCAGTCTGCACTGCCAGCACGTTTCCTGTCTGCAGCCCTGGCTCTTCCAGGTGATTCTGGCTCTGTCGTCGTGTCCCATCGCACCCTCCAGCATTACTGCATGAGTCTGTGACAATATGGAAATGCACCGCTTTCTCccaccctctgcctctcctttggTAGCAGGTTCTCTGTGTCTGCGCCTCTCACAGCACAAGAAACACTTCACAGATCCCTTGGCAGTAGCCAAATGAATGGCTGGATGGTGCTGGACCATCTATGCCCCAGCAAGACACtggtgcctggaagcactgcctgctgcaggtgtgctctgctgccatcagtagcgctgggatgttgcctgggcttggaaagctgctgcctgggcagtcttggcagcacagtgcacatctccagagcacgctgtctccaactgcaggTAAAGTAAGTTAGAGGTCGGAATTGAATCTCATCCAGATGGAATCtgtttttgccaccctagaattagtttgtgcaatgacagtggaatagaggctgctacaaagaactgtggcaagaatatttttccctacggaatggactcacaactcggtattgccagagatcctaataaagaacaaggacaatcattctgtccagagtgtgtgtagtcaatgtgccctggtcagagacttcagctgctgttATCGTCagggctggtaaattgttgttgcctTTAAAGGTGTTGCTGCCTGTAGGCTTTTATCAAAGGGCAACTTTGCTGAGGGGTAACTGATCAGTGATGATGCTGCTGTTAATGTCAAGGACTTCCTATCTCGGGAcagttattttgtcattcttctcttaaaCGCTTTGTATTTACTGGTtgggaaagacatttgtgttctaaggaattgaagcctattcttgatttaatgcaccataaagcagcataggtgattgctgtcgccACCCCTTGTTTTCGTGCAGGCTCTAGCGTGCTGCTGCACCGGTGGCACAAGGGCCCATGTGCCGGTTACAGCggcggtgccttcccggggtgctgcattgcccaccaacattttcactctccctgctgttgtcagctgtGGGGCTCGGGTAGCGCAAGCTGGCGGGGCCAGTCGGTAGTaccagggctgctccttgcaaacgtctgatttttgtgtgcacttagagctgagcagctgtactgcagttccccctttcatgcatttccatcctacttagtgccctgcctcctcctcgcagcatcctgaactccaccatctcatggtcactgcagccaaggctgcccccgaccttcacatctccaaccaatccttctttgtttgttactacgaggtccagcagcacacctctcctccttggctcctccaacacctgtgtcaagaagttgtcaccaatgctctgcaggaacctccgggactctttgagcctagctgtgctgtctctccagcagatatcagggtgcttcaagtcccccgtgagaaccagggcctgggatcgtgaggctacttccagttgtctggagaaggcctcagcgacttccttttcctgatcagctggcctgtagtaaacacccacaacacggtcacccatgctagcctgcccttgaatccttacccacaagctctccactcgctcttcatccacccctaggcacagctccatacattccagttgttctctcacataaagagcagctccaccacctcaccttcctggcctgtctttcctaaaaagcacgtagccatccatgacagcactccagtcacgtgagctatcccaccaggtctctgtaactgcaatgagatcatggccctgtgaccgcacacagatttctagttcttcctgtttattccccatgctgcgtgcattggtgtacaggcatttcagagaggtgatcgagcatgcaggtttcccaggagggatgcaagaggatcctccatagccacatcccatgcacactttcctggctgcattcacctgctggaggcatcccgacttgagccgtgctttgccaactaccctgtcactataactctccccttcccccatctttcctactttAAAGCCCTCCtgaacaggttggccaacctcttggcaaagacacgcgtgccccgcttagtgaggcggatcccatctctccccagcagttgtccatcttcaaacagggtcccatgtttgtagaaaccaaaaccctgttgccaacaccagcggtgcaggcagtcgttaacttggaaagtccgtctcctcctcctctcatccatccccctcactggcaggattgagcagaagatgacctggcctcccagacccttgaccaccatccccagagctccagAATCctctttgatggtctccagtttgcccttggtgtcattagtgcccacatggaagagcagcagaggggaatagtctgatgagtggacaagccctggcagtctttccatgacatctctcacgcgagcccctggcaggc from Apteryx mantelli isolate bAptMan1 chromosome 1, bAptMan1.hap1, whole genome shotgun sequence includes:
- the LOC136990997 gene encoding olfactory receptor 52Z1P-like translates to MADVNDTAFRPGTFLLVGIPGLEKFHLWISLPFFSMYIFALLGNLVLLFTIVREQSLHKPMYLFLSALTLADLLLSTTTVPRMLAIFWFRVGDISFGACIAQAFLIHFIFVAESAILVAMAFDRYVAICNPLRYVTLLTHSVIWRLELAAVVRSFCIVLPGIHLVLRLSYCRNRVIPHSYCEHMGIARLACTSIKVNAVYGLTAVLLSAGIDVVFIAVSYGLILRAVFQLPSAGARRKAMSTCTSHLCIIFLFYTPAFFSFFTHRFGGHSIPRHVHILLACLYVVVPPMLNPIIYGVNNKQIRETVMSMLSWMGSQRN